A region from the Marinobacter sp. SS13-12 genome encodes:
- a CDS encoding sodium:alanine symporter family protein: MEALESFFGSINALVWGPPMLVMILGVGLFLSIGLKLMPVLKLGAGFRLMWKGRTGVESEGEIPPFQALMTALSATVGTGNIAGVATAVFLGGPGALFWMWLTALVGMATKYSEAVLAVRFREVDERGAHVGGPMYYIRNGLGKKWAWLGVLFAIFAAVAAFGIGNTVQANSVADVLQTNFALPHWVTGLILMVLVGLVLIGGIKRIGHVASALVPFMAIAYVLVGLVVLAINVNQLPGAIAMVFTHAFSPVAAEGGFAGAAVWAAIRFGVARGIFSNEAGLGSAPIAHAAAQTRNPINQGMVAMLGTFIDTIIVCSITGLVIISSGAWTSGETGAALTSLAFETGLPGFGNYVVAISLAIFAFTTIIGWSFYGERCIEFLFGVKAIVPYRVVWILAIPVGATINLGLIWLIADTLNAMMALPNLVALLLLSPVVFKLTREHFEKERSVSVNQ; encoded by the coding sequence ATGGAAGCCTTAGAGTCTTTTTTTGGCAGCATAAACGCACTGGTATGGGGCCCCCCCATGCTGGTGATGATTCTCGGTGTCGGACTGTTCCTGAGCATCGGGCTGAAACTGATGCCGGTTCTGAAACTCGGTGCCGGTTTCCGGCTGATGTGGAAAGGCCGTACCGGTGTGGAATCAGAAGGTGAAATACCACCGTTTCAGGCCCTGATGACGGCCCTGTCCGCCACAGTCGGTACCGGTAATATTGCAGGTGTCGCAACCGCGGTATTTCTGGGCGGGCCGGGAGCCCTGTTCTGGATGTGGCTGACAGCCCTGGTGGGGATGGCCACAAAATACTCGGAGGCGGTACTGGCAGTCCGTTTCCGGGAAGTGGACGAGCGCGGCGCCCACGTGGGTGGCCCGATGTATTACATTCGTAACGGGCTTGGTAAAAAGTGGGCCTGGCTGGGCGTGCTGTTTGCCATCTTCGCTGCGGTGGCTGCCTTCGGCATAGGCAACACCGTGCAGGCCAATTCTGTAGCCGATGTCCTCCAGACCAACTTTGCCCTGCCGCACTGGGTAACGGGCCTGATCCTGATGGTTCTGGTGGGCCTGGTACTGATTGGCGGCATCAAGCGCATCGGGCACGTTGCAAGTGCCCTGGTACCATTTATGGCCATCGCTTATGTTCTGGTGGGCCTGGTGGTACTGGCTATTAACGTCAACCAGCTTCCGGGCGCCATTGCCATGGTGTTCACCCACGCCTTCAGCCCGGTTGCGGCTGAGGGTGGCTTCGCAGGTGCCGCGGTATGGGCTGCTATTCGCTTCGGTGTGGCCCGGGGTATTTTCTCCAACGAGGCCGGCCTCGGCTCTGCCCCCATCGCTCACGCTGCAGCGCAGACCAGAAACCCGATCAACCAGGGCATGGTCGCCATGCTGGGCACCTTTATCGACACCATTATCGTGTGCAGCATCACCGGCCTTGTCATCATCAGTTCCGGGGCCTGGACGTCCGGCGAAACCGGTGCCGCGCTTACCTCGCTGGCCTTCGAGACCGGTCTGCCCGGGTTCGGCAATTACGTTGTCGCCATTTCCCTGGCAATTTTCGCCTTTACCACCATTATCGGCTGGTCCTTCTATGGTGAGCGCTGTATTGAGTTCCTGTTTGGTGTAAAGGCCATTGTGCCCTACCGCGTTGTCTGGATCCTCGCTATCCCGGTCGGCGCCACCATCAACCTGGGCCTGATCTGGCTGATCGCAGACACGCTCAACGCCATGATGGCCCTGCCCAACCTGGTGGCATTGCTGTTACTCAGTCCGGTGGTGTTCAAGCTGACCCGCGAACATTTCGAGAAAGAGCGTTCTGTCAGTGTGAATCAGTGA
- a CDS encoding peroxiredoxin: MSLRLGDTAPDFEQDSSEGRIRFHDWLGDGWGVLFSHPADFTPVCTTELGLTAKLKDQFAKRNVKAIALSVDPVDSHKEWIKDINETQGCAVNFPIIADHDRKVSDLYDMIHPNANDTLTVRSLFVIDPNKKIRLIITYPASTGRNFNEVLRVIDSLQMTDEHKVATPGNWEAGGDVVIVPSLQDEDEIKERFPKGYKVVKSYLRMTPDPRSNWSGD; the protein is encoded by the coding sequence ATGAGTTTACGTCTGGGAGATACCGCTCCGGATTTTGAACAGGATTCCAGTGAAGGCAGGATCCGTTTTCACGACTGGCTGGGCGACGGCTGGGGCGTATTGTTTTCGCACCCGGCGGATTTTACGCCTGTATGCACCACCGAGCTGGGGCTGACCGCCAAACTGAAGGATCAGTTCGCCAAGCGTAACGTCAAGGCAATCGCCCTGAGTGTCGACCCGGTGGATTCTCACAAGGAGTGGATCAAGGACATCAACGAAACCCAGGGCTGTGCAGTGAATTTCCCGATCATTGCCGACCATGATCGAAAAGTGTCTGATCTTTACGACATGATCCACCCCAACGCCAACGACACGCTGACGGTTCGTTCGCTGTTCGTGATCGACCCGAACAAGAAAATCCGCCTGATCATCACCTATCCGGCCAGCACCGGCCGTAATTTCAACGAGGTGCTCAGGGTGATTGATTCACTGCAGATGACCGACGAACACAAAGTAGCCACACCGGGTAACTGGGAAGCCGGTGGCGACGTGGTCATCGTGCCGTCTCTGCAGGATGAAGACGAGATCAAGGAACGTTTCCCGAAAGGCTACAAGGTAGTGAAGTCCTACCTGCGGATGACGCCGGATCCACGCTCCAACTGGAGTGGTGACTGA
- a CDS encoding MetQ/NlpA family ABC transporter substrate-binding protein: protein MNFKKAIVGLAAAATFAGAASAEELSVAATPVPHAEILEFVKPKLAEQGVELDVKVFTDYVQPNVQVDQKRMDANFFQHQPYLDEFNDGRGTNLVSVIGVHVEPFGAYSSKIDSLDELKDGATVAIPNDPTNGGRALLLLQKAGLITLKDGSKITATPRDIADNPRNLDFKELEAATLPRILNQVDLALINTNYALEAGLKPTEDALVIEGAESPYVNILVAHEDRADEEAIQKLAEALTSEDVRSYIEKNYEGAVVPAF, encoded by the coding sequence ATGAACTTCAAGAAAGCAATAGTAGGACTAGCCGCAGCGGCCACTTTCGCTGGTGCTGCGTCCGCTGAAGAACTGTCAGTAGCCGCCACTCCGGTACCCCACGCCGAGATCCTGGAATTCGTGAAGCCCAAGCTGGCGGAGCAGGGCGTGGAACTGGACGTTAAAGTATTCACTGATTACGTCCAGCCCAACGTGCAGGTGGACCAGAAGCGGATGGATGCCAATTTCTTCCAGCATCAGCCGTACCTGGACGAGTTTAACGATGGCCGTGGTACCAACCTGGTGAGTGTTATCGGTGTGCATGTTGAGCCCTTTGGTGCCTACTCCAGCAAGATCGACTCTCTGGACGAGCTAAAAGATGGCGCTACCGTAGCCATCCCCAACGACCCCACCAATGGCGGCCGTGCACTGCTTCTTCTGCAGAAAGCCGGGCTGATTACTCTGAAGGACGGCAGCAAGATCACCGCCACGCCCCGTGACATCGCTGACAACCCCAGAAACCTGGACTTCAAGGAACTGGAGGCCGCAACCCTGCCTCGCATCCTCAACCAGGTGGACCTGGCGTTGATCAACACCAACTACGCACTGGAAGCGGGCCTGAAGCCGACAGAGGATGCGTTGGTGATTGAAGGTGCAGAGTCACCTTACGTAAACATTCTGGTGGCCCATGAAGACCGTGCTGACGAAGAAGCCATTCAGAAGCTGGCGGAAGCGCTGACGTCTGAAGACGTGAGGAGCTACATCGAGAAGAATTACGAAGGTGCCGTGGTTCCGGCATTCTGA
- a CDS encoding methionine ABC transporter permease encodes MEALMGDLLTNVDWTEIGWASWDTLVMVGMSLLFSVLIGLPLGVLLFLFGKRQLLEQPVAYAVLSFVVNVLRSVPFIILLIVMIPFTVMLIGTSLGVAGAIPPLVAGGAPFFARLVETSLREVDRGIIEATQAMGATVKQIVFGALLPEALPGIIAGITVTAITLVSYAAMSGVVGGGGLGDLAIRFGYQRFQTDVMVITVALLVIFVQLLQMAGDRLVLYFSRR; translated from the coding sequence CCAGCTGGGACACCCTGGTGATGGTCGGCATGTCACTGCTGTTCAGCGTACTGATCGGTTTGCCGCTGGGAGTACTGCTGTTCCTGTTCGGCAAGCGCCAGTTGCTTGAGCAGCCCGTCGCTTATGCGGTGCTGTCGTTCGTGGTAAACGTGTTACGGTCCGTACCCTTTATCATCCTGCTGATCGTAATGATCCCGTTCACTGTAATGCTGATCGGAACATCGTTGGGTGTGGCTGGTGCTATCCCACCGTTGGTTGCAGGTGGTGCGCCATTCTTTGCACGCCTGGTGGAAACCTCCCTGCGAGAGGTGGACCGTGGAATTATTGAGGCCACGCAGGCCATGGGCGCCACGGTAAAGCAGATTGTTTTCGGAGCTCTGCTGCCTGAGGCCCTACCGGGCATCATCGCTGGCATTACCGTAACGGCCATCACATTGGTTTCCTATGCGGCAATGTCCGGCGTTGTCGGCGGCGGCGGCCTGGGCGATCTGGCCATCCGCTTCGGTTATCAACGATTCCAGACCGATGTAATGGTTATTACTGTGGCGTTGTTGGTTATTTTTGTGCAACTTCTGCAAATGGCTGGCGATCGCCTTGTTTTATATTTCAGCCGCAGATAA